The sequence ATTGTGAAGATACCTTCACTGAGAAAAATCATGATCATCCATCAATGGTAGCCGCCTACGGTATTCTGCCGGGAACGATGATTAACAAAGAATGGATGCGTAATACTTTAATGAAAGTTAAAGAAGAATGGCAATGGGAAACAGCATGGGGATGGGATTTTCCGATGTGTGCGATGACCGCAGCAAGATTAGGGGAAAGCGAGCTTGCTGTAGACTTTCTGTTATTAGATGCGATCAAAAATACCCATTTGACAAATGGTCATAATTATCAACGCAAAGGTCTGACAGCTTACCTGCCGGGAAATGGTGGCTTGCTTATCGCAATAGCTATGATGGTAGCTGGTTGGGATGGCGCCGGGAATAAAGATTATCCAGGTTTTCCTGATAATGGTCAGTGGAAAGTCGAAGCGGAAGGATTTCTTCCATATATTTAACGGAGATAGGAGGTACTGCTTTGTTTGAAGAAATTGCGGATCGACACAAATTGATTCTCGATTATCCAGCTTCATGGTGGCGCAATAAATGGCGAGAAGCACTGCCCGCCGGTAATGGTGAGATTGGAGCGGCAGTATATGGTGCAATTCATACTGAAACCATTTTATTAAATCATAGCAGGCTTTGGCATTTGGGTGAGAAAGGAAAACTTCCGGATCTAAGCCATACGTTGGAAGAAACACGCGCCATGATGGATAAAGAGGCTTTTGAAGAAGCTAACTGGCATCTGACGAACGAATTGAAGCAAACAGGCTATCATTCAACGTTACAAAGTCCCCTGCCATTGATCGATCTGACCGTCAAAATGGATAATGAACAGGGGTTTACGCAATACAGACGAGGACTGAATATGACAACTGGTGAAATTGCAGTGACATGGAAAGAAGAAAGTACGACATATGTAAGAGAGTTATTTGTTTCACATGCAGAGGATGTTGTAGTTTATCGAATAACCGCCGATCGGTCAAACGCTGTAAATGCAGAAATAGGCTTTTCTTTGCATCCTACTGATTCTGTGCATCTGAAAGATAGATACGACGAAGTTTCCGCTTCTGCTGTGATTGAATCAAAGGAACCGTTTATCTATTTTAAAGCAACCAATGATAAAGGAAATACGTATGGAGCAGTTGCTTTTGTCCAAACGAAACAAGGAACGAGCAACAGTCATGGTCAAAGCATAACCTGTCAGAATGCGGATGAGGTTGTCGTGCTGATTAAAGTGTTTGCAGATACAGATAACTATTTGGAACAGTGGCATGACCTCGGTGAACAGTTAATCACAGGACAGCATCTGTATGACGCATTATTGCAGGAACATTTAGCAGTTTATCAGCCGTTGTTTTTTTCCTCTGATTTTACACTAAGCACGCAAAACACCCATGAGTCAAATGAAGCATTGCTATTACAAGCTTATCAACAGGAAGCGCCACAGAAGCTTTATGAAAAACTGTGGGCCTATGGCCGTTATTTATTTATATCTGGTACGAGTGAAAGTGGTCAGCCATTCTCGATGTATGGTCTCTGGCATGGTGATTATCGCTTAATGTGGAGTCATCGAATGGCGAATGAAAATATTCAGATGATGTATTGGCATGTTAATGTTGGTGGGTTAACTGGATATAACCAAGCGCTTGCCGATTACTATCTGCGTTTGATCGATGACTTTCGTGATAATGCGAAAAAATTGTATGGCTGTCGAGGTATTTATATCCCTGCAGGCACGACACCTGATATTGGGACTCCAAACCAGATTTTACCAGTCATTATGAACTGGACAGCAGGAGCTGGCTGGTTAGCGCAGCATTTTTACCAATACTATCAGTTCAGTGGTGATGAGGTCTTTTTTAAGGATAAAGCATTACCATTTATGAAAGAAGTAGCGCTATTTTATCAAGATTTTCTGGTTGTAGAAGATGGTTATTATCGCTATTATCCTTCTGTTTCACCGGAGAATACACCTGCTAATTTTATGCCGGATACGAGTGAGCCAGTAGCTCACCCTATGCCGACTGCGATGAATGCAACGATGGACTTTGCTGTGCTGAAAGAATTGTTAACAAATTTAGTGACGGCGTGTCAGGAGATGGATGTCTACCGAGATGAGTTACCGATTTGGAAGGAAATGTTGGAAAGAATACCTCCTTATCTATTTACTGAAACGGGAGCCATTCGTGAATGGATGGATGACAGATTTGAAGAAAACGAACAGCATCGTCATCTTTCCCATCTGTATCCTATTTTTCCGGGATATGAACAGGGAACGGACTTATTTCAAGCCGGTCGCCAAGCAGTACAAAATCGTAAGCTGGGAGCGCAGACAGGCTGGTCGTTTGCTCATATGGCTTGTATATATGCAAGGCTTGAGGAGTCAGAACATGCTTTGAAAAGCCTGGAGCATTTGATGCGCTCTTGTTTGTTGCCTAATTTATATACGCTTCATAATGATTGGCGTGAAATGGGACTGACAATGGATATAAATACTGCACCGGTTCAAATGGATGCGAATCTCGGCGTTGTTAACGCGATACAAGAAATGTTACTATTTGTTTCTCAACATACAATTAAGCTATTACCCGCATTGCCAGTGACATG is a genomic window of Gracilibacillus salinarum containing:
- a CDS encoding glycosyl hydrolase family 95 catalytic domain-containing protein; translated protein: MFEEIADRHKLILDYPASWWRNKWREALPAGNGEIGAAVYGAIHTETILLNHSRLWHLGEKGKLPDLSHTLEETRAMMDKEAFEEANWHLTNELKQTGYHSTLQSPLPLIDLTVKMDNEQGFTQYRRGLNMTTGEIAVTWKEESTTYVRELFVSHAEDVVVYRITADRSNAVNAEIGFSLHPTDSVHLKDRYDEVSASAVIESKEPFIYFKATNDKGNTYGAVAFVQTKQGTSNSHGQSITCQNADEVVVLIKVFADTDNYLEQWHDLGEQLITGQHLYDALLQEHLAVYQPLFFSSDFTLSTQNTHESNEALLLQAYQQEAPQKLYEKLWAYGRYLFISGTSESGQPFSMYGLWHGDYRLMWSHRMANENIQMMYWHVNVGGLTGYNQALADYYLRLIDDFRDNAKKLYGCRGIYIPAGTTPDIGTPNQILPVIMNWTAGAGWLAQHFYQYYQFSGDEVFFKDKALPFMKEVALFYQDFLVVEDGYYRYYPSVSPENTPANFMPDTSEPVAHPMPTAMNATMDFAVLKELLTNLVTACQEMDVYRDELPIWKEMLERIPPYLFTETGAIREWMDDRFEENEQHRHLSHLYPIFPGYEQGTDLFQAGRQAVQNRKLGAQTGWSFAHMACIYARLEESEHALKSLEHLMRSCLLPNLYTLHNDWREMGLTMDINTAPVQMDANLGVVNAIQEMLLFVSQHTIKLLPALPVTWECGKVTDFHFCTGTCSFQWNQRERHFSVSITATRPTDIQVVMPDFADRFEWTDGATITASGQQMLHVNLSQGQTIHIFSR